The Coffea arabica cultivar ET-39 chromosome 1e, Coffea Arabica ET-39 HiFi, whole genome shotgun sequence genome has a window encoding:
- the LOC113699858 gene encoding putative disease resistance protein RGA3, whose protein sequence is MADPVISATVQAAIQVALETAVSLASDRIGLLVGFKKDVASMTLSLGFIKDVLADAEEKQNQSSGVKRWLKCLEEVAYDAQNVLDELHYESLRHQVESRNRPKRKVCCFFSFSNINLAFRWRMASKVRDVKLKLNGIYQEANGLLLFSRAVVPAALPAAVGDTRNRQTDSVLAPMVGRADDESEIVKILLSLSEKVVSVLPITGMGGLGKTTLAKSIYNKKQVDSHFEKKIWVCVSDNFEVTRLLKMILESLTERNDGMTSRDVIVRKIREQLVGKKYLLVLDDVWTESPILWDDFLHSLRGLNATNGNWCVVTTRKQRTASIVATHDPYVLGKLSDDDCWSILTEKANAGVEIPEQLQVMKKEIIKKCGGLPLAASVMGGLLRMKRKEEWKLILMNELSNLSGDEDGVMQILRLSFDNLPSPAIKKCFAYCSIFPQDTAMEGDMLIELWMAEGFLHAGLENKTMEEIGEYYLEILLQSSLFEEARKYGRTRWHKMHDMVHDVAKSIMSKSTRFINSETGSGDNSNQVRCLVIDSFGEGAKNLLKSRSNLLHTLFLSQGSLSDDMLKKLKNLHILNLSGEENQNLPISIGKLIHLRYINFEDSTSETLPESVCKLYNLQTLRLNSFALKVLLKGTCDLISLRHLHFYTLDEAFQMPLEMGRLTCLQTLEFFNVGREKGRRIGELGSLKNLKGNLRISNLELVKGKEGAEEAKLSEKANLFRLELRWASDQEGDNYNDEDVLDGLRPHPNLEELVIWNFMGDQFPRWLMDLPTTTTTLPESATTLPELARLRFYSCDRCRELLPLQNFASLKELVIAHFDGLTNLPGDMLHSCTSLQKLRVAYCDNLISFPLNLQQTPSLLELELVKCSKLKTSMTPKGFGFLTSLRELTIGPFSDDGDDHENSSIYDEFDWSELISSSSSSALRGLYLCGLPHMESLPPQIQCLTALTSLSLYDFGGIKALPDWFGNFAALEELQLFGFKELGHLPSADAMRSLTKLKSLVVFGSPLLEERCTPESSGPDSQWSKVSHIQDLRITDY, encoded by the coding sequence ATGGCCGACCCTGTTATCAGTGCCACTGTTCAGGCCGCAATTCAGGTTGCCTTGGAGACGGCAGTATCTCTTGCCTCTGATAGGATTGGTTTGCTAGTTGGGTTCAAGAAGGATGTGGCCAGCATGACACTTTCTCTTGGCTTTATCAAAGATGTCCTGGCTGATGCTGAGGAAAAGCAAAACCAAAGCAGCGGAGTGAAACGATGGTTGAAGTGTCTCGAGGAGGTGGCTTATGATGCTCAGAATGTGTTGGATGAGCTCCACTATGAATCTCTTCGTCACCAGGTGGAGTCCCGAAACCGACCCAAGCGAAAGGTATGCtgcttcttctccttctctaaCATTAATCTTGCTTTTCGCTGGAGAATGGCTTCTAAGGTCAGGGACGTCAAACTGAAGTTGAATGGCATCTATCAAGAAGCCAACGGATTGCTACTGTTCAGTAGGGCAGTCGTGCCTGCTGCCCTCCCTGCTGCTGTTGGAGACACAAGAAATCGGCAGACTGACTCTGTTCTTGCTCCAATGGTTGGAAGAGCCGATGATGAATCAGAGATAGTGAAGATTTTGTTGAGCCTGTCTGAGAAGGTTGTTTCTGTTCTTCCCATAACTGGTATGGGAGGTTTAGGCAAAACAACTTTGGCTAAATCGATATACAACAAGAAGCAAGTTGATagccattttgaaaaaaaaatttgggtttgTGTGTCCGACAATTTTGAAGTGACAAggcttttgaaaatgattttagaATCACTCACGGAAAGAAATGATGGAATGACCAGCAGGGATGTCATCGTCCGGAAAATTCGGGAACAACTTGTGGGAAAAAAATATCTTCTTGTTCTTGATGATGTCTGGACCGAAAGCCCAATCTTGTGGGATGATTTCTTACATTCGTTACGGGGGCTGAATGCAACTAATGGAAATTGGTGTGTTGTGACAACTCGCAAACAACGAACTGCATCCATTGTGGCCACACATGATCCTTATGTGTTAGGAAAGCTATCTGATGATGATTGTTGGTCTATCCTAACAGAGAAAGCCAATGCAGGCGTAGAAATTCCCGAACAattacaagtcatgaaaaaggaaattataaaaaaatgtgGTGGCCTACCGCTAGCTGCAAGTGTAATGGGAGGTTTATTGCGCATGAAGAGAAAAGAGGAGTggaaattgattttgatgaatgaGCTTTCAAATTTGAGCGGAGATGAAGATGGTGTCATGCAAATACTTCGGTTGAGTTTTGATAATCTACCATCACCAGCCATCAAAAAATGTTTTGCATATTGTTCTATTTTTCCCCAGGATACTGCGATGGAAGGAGATATGCTAATCGAACTTTGGATGGCAGAAGGTTTCCTCCATGCAGGTCTTGAGAACAAAACAATGGAGGAAATTGGAGAATATTACTTGGAAATTTTATTGCAGAGTTCGTTGTTTGAAGAAGCAAGAAAATATGGGAGAACAAGGTGGCATAAAATGCATGATATGGTGCACGACGTCGCAAAATCAATAATGTCAAAGTCTACTAGATTCATTAATTCGGAGACTGGTTCAGGAGACAATAGTAATCAGGTTCGTTGTCTTGTAATAGACTCATTTGGAGAAGGCGCAAAAAATCTTCTTAAGAGTCGATCAAATTTGCTTCATACATTGTTTCTGAGTCAGGGTAGCTTATCTGATGATATGCTAAAGAAGTTGAAGAATCTGCACATTCTGAATTTGTCCGGTGAAGAAAATCAGAATCTGCCAATCTCAATTGGCAAACTGATACACTTGAGGTACATTAACTTTGAGGATTCCACAAGTGAAACTTTGCCGGAATCTGTTTGCAAACTTTATAATTTGCAGACACTGAGGCTAAATAGTTTCGCTCTTAAGGTTCTTCTGAAGGGAACGTGCGATTTGATTAGCTTGAGACATCTCCACTTTTACACCCTTGATGAAGCATTTCAAATGCCGCTAGAGATGGGACGACTGACTTGCCTTCAGACACTAGAGTTCTTTAACGTGGGTCGAGAGAAGGGTCGACGAATTGGAGAGCTTGGAAGCTTGAAGAATCTCAAAGGCAATTTGAGGATAAGCAATCTGGAACTAGTAAAGGGTAAAGAAGGAGCTGAGGAAGCAAAACTATCTGAAAAGGCAAATCTATTTAGGCTGGAACTTAGGTGGGCTAGTGATCAAGAAGGCGACAACTACAACGACGAAGATGTGTTAGATGGTCTTCGACCCCACCCAAATTTGGAGGAGTTGgtaatttggaattttatgGGCGATCAATTTCCTCGATGGTTAATGGATTtgccaacaacaacaacaacactcCCCGAGTCAGCAACAACACTCCCCGAGTTAGCGCGTTTGCGATTTTATAGCTGCGACAGATGCAGAGAACTCCTTCCCCTGCAAAACTTTGCGTCTCTTAAAGAGCTAGTGATTGCTCATTTCGATGGGTTGACGAATCTGCCAGGTGACATGCTACACTCTTGTACCTCTCTCCAGAAGCTTCGGGTGGCTTATTGCGACAATCTTATCTCCTTTCCGCTCAATTTGCAACAAACGCCTTCTCTCTTGGAGCTGGAATTAGTCAAGTGTTCCAAACTGAAAACAAGCATGACGCCCAAAGGATTTGGTTTCCTAACCAGCTTAAGGGAGCTTACAATTGGTCCCTTCTCAGATGATGGTGATGATCatgaaaattcttcaatttacGATGAGTTTGATTGGTCTGAATTGATATCCTCCTCTTCGTCATCCGCACTCCGTGGATTATACTTATGTGGGTTGCCACACATGGAGTCCCTGCCACCTCAGATCCAATGCTTGACCGCTCTGACGTCACTATCGCTATACGACTTTGGAGGTATAAAAGCTCTGCCAGATTGGTTCGGAAACTTCGCTGCTCTTGAAGAGCTGCAGTTATTTGGTTTCAAAGAGCTTGGACATCTACCCTCTGCGGATGCCATGAGAAGTCTCACCAAACTAAAATCTCTGGTGGTTTTTGGTTCTCCTCTGTTAGAAGAAAGATGCACTCCTGAGAGCAGCGGCCCCGACTCCCAGTGGTCCAAAGTTTCTCACATTCAAGACCTACGCATAACCGATTACTAA